One part of the Solea solea chromosome 16, fSolSol10.1, whole genome shotgun sequence genome encodes these proteins:
- the si:ch211-214b16.3 gene encoding NLR family CARD domain-containing protein 3 isoform X1: MTEVLKMSGRGEEDEDGAESLGLSCLSLNKDEPGASDTKRGRAESPGPSGWSMKSDQSMGQPLAFRSDQSMGQPLAFRSDQSMGQPLTFRGDQSMGQPLTFRGDQSMGQPLTFRSDQSMGQPLTFRGDQSMGQPLTFRSGQPLTFRSDQSMGQPLTFRSDQSMGQPLTFRGDQSMGQPPVVFSPEPGASETKHKFAVSVDEHTSCCPLCPDALENPVSTSCGQWFCKPGISSYWDQSGRGPQTDVGLQKVLGEHKISLRSRFKHVTEGTNGRGSRTPLNRIFTELYITEGQSEEVNTHHEVMQLETTSKKKMVQDTPIKCCDIFKALPDQQGSIRAVLTNGVAGVGKTFSVQKFALDWAEGLENQDVNLLIVLSFRELNLIRDEQHSLLTLLHVFYPTLEKVRAEKLAVCKPLFIFDGLDESRLSLDFNSRTLVSDVTQRSSVNVLLTNLIQGNLLPSALIWITSRPAAANQIPPTCVDRVTEVRGFTEDQKNEYFRKRSRTEDLSSRIISHIKTSRSLHIMCQIPVFCWISATVLEHMLTTEQRGELPKTLTDLYSHFLLVQTKRKKNKYDDGRETSPRELVEADRDVLLKLGRLAFEHLQKGDILFYQEDLDRCGLDVTEAMVYSGVCTEIFRRESVIFQKTVYCFVHLSIQEFLAAVYMFHCFTNRKTEVLQDFFRQENKDRDSNRFSRNFSLDDFLKAAMAKSLQSENGHLDLFVRFLHGLCLESTQKLLGGLLGQTQNSPEIIQRVIENLKEMNTDNILPDRSINIFHCLTEMNDQSVHQEIQEFMKSEREYVLSEIHCSALAHMLQMSEEVLDELNLHKYITSVQGKHRMIPAVRNCRKAVLRGCSLSEISCPPLVSALKSNPSHLIELDLSWNHDLQDSGVKLLCSGLESPHCRLKILWLSRCSLTEISCSSLVSALKSNPSHLRTLDLSNNELLDSGVKLLCSVLESPLCRLEILEFSGCRLSEISCSSLASALKSNPSHLRELDLTWNKLQDSGVKPLSDLVKSPDYRLETVRWE; this comes from the exons ATGACTGAAGTCCTGAAGATGAGTGGTCGTggggaggaagacgaggacggAGCAGAGTCTCTGGGACTCAGCTGTTTGTCTCTGAACAAagatgaacctggagcctcagacaCAAA acgagggagagcagagtctccaggacccagcggttGGTCTatgaagagtgaccagtctatGGGGCAACCTCTCGCCTTCAGAAGTGACCAGTCTATGGGACAACCTCTCGCCTTCAGAAGTGACCAGTCTATGGGACAACCTCTCACCTTCAGAGGTGACCAGTCTATGGGACAACCTCTCACCTTCAGAGGTGACCAGTCTATGGGACAACCTCTCACCTTCAGAAGTGACCAGTCTATGGGACAACCTCTCACCTTCAGAGGTGACCAGTCTATGGGACAACCTCTCACCTTCAGAAGTGGACAACCTCTCACCTTCAGAAGTGACCAGTCTATGGGACAACCTCTCACTTTCAGAAGTGACCAGTCTATGGGACAACCTCTCACCTTCAGAGGTGACCAGTCTATGGGACAACCTCCAGTTGTCTTCAGTCCTGAACCTGGAGCCTctgagacaaa acacaagtttgctgtttctgtggacGAGCACACGTcctgctgtcctctgtgtccggACGCCCTGGAGAATCCGGTCTCCACCAGCTGTGGTCAATGGTTCTGCAAACCCGGCATCTCCTCATACTGGGACCAGTCTGGACGTGGACCACAGA cagatgttggtcTGCAGAAGGTTCTAGGTGAACATAAGATCAGTCTGAGGAGCAGATTtaaacatgtgactgaaggaacTAATGGAAGAGGAAGTAGAACCCCCCTGAACAGgatcttcactgagctctacatcacagagggacagagtgaagaggtcaatactcatcatgaggtgatgcagctggagaCGACCTCTAAGAAGAAGATGGTCCAGGACACTCCCATCAAGTGCtgcgacatctttaaagccttaccTGACCAGCAGGGGAGCATCAGAGCCGTCCTGACCAACGGCGTCGctggtgttggaaaaaccttctcGGTGCAGAAGTTCGCTCTGGACTGGGCCGAGGGTTTGGAAAACCAGGATGTGAATCTGCTGATTGTGCTTTCGTTCAGGGAGCTGAACCTGATCAGAGATGAGCAGCACAGTCTTCTCACACTGCTCCATGTTTTCTATCCAACATTagagaaggtcagagcagaGAAGCTCGCTGTCTGTAaacctttgttcatctttgatggtctggatGAAAGCAGACTCTCACTGGACTTCAACAGCAGGACTCTGGTTTCTGACGTCACACAAAGGTCATCAGTCAACGTGCTGCTGACCAACCTCATCCAGGGGAATCTGCTTCCCTCGGCTCTCATCTGGATAACTTCTCGACCTGCAgcggccaatcagatccctcctacaTGTGTTGACAGGGTAACAGAAGTACGAGGCTTCACTGAGGACCAGAAGAATgagtacttcaggaagagatccagaactgaagatctgtccagcagaatcatctcacacatcaagacgtccaggagcctccacatcatgtgtcaaatcccagtcttctgctggatcagtgctacagttctggagcacatgttgaccacagagcagagaggagagctgcccaagaccctgacagacctgtactcacacttcctgctggttcagacaaagaggaagaagaacaagtatGATGACGGACGTGAGACAAGTCCACGGGAGCTGGTGGAGGCCGACAGGGACGTTCTTCTGAAGCTGGGGAGGCTGGCCtttgaacatctgcagaaagGAGACATCTTGTTCTACCAAGAAGACCTGGATCGGTGTGGTCTTGATGTGACCGAGGCCATGGTGTACTCTGGAGTTTGTACAGAGATCTTCAGAAGAGAGAGCGTGATCTTCCAGAAAACAGTCTactgctttgttcatctgagcattcaggagtttctggctgcagtctacatgttccactgtttcaccaacaggaagacagaggtaTTGCAGGACTTCTTTagacaagaaaacaaagaccGGGACTCGAACAGGTTTAGTAGAAACTTTTCACTCGATGACTTCCTGAAAGCAGCCATGGCGAAATcccttcaaagtgaaaatggtcaccTGGACCTGTTTGTTCGCTTCCTTCATGGACTCTGTCTGGAGTCCACCCAGAAACTCTTAGGAGGTCTGCTGGGTCAGACTCAGAACAGTCCAGAAATCATCCAGAGAGTCATCGAGAACCTGAAAGAgatgaacacagacaacatcttacctgacagaagcatcaacatcttccactgtctgacagagatgaaCGACCAATCAGTGCATCAAGAGATCCAAGAGTTCATGAAGTCCGAGAGAGAATATGTACTCTCTGAGATCCACTGCTCAGCTCTGGCCCacatgctgcagatgtctgaggaggttctggatgagttgAACCTTCACAAGTACATAACATCAGTCCAGGGAAAACACAGAATGATTCCAGCTGTGAGGAACTGCAGGAAGGCTGT gttgaggggctgcagtttgtcagagatcagctgtcctcctctggtctcagctctgaagtccaacccctcccacctgatagaactggacctgagctggAACCATgatctgcaggattcaggagtgaagctgctgtgttctggactggagagtccacattgtagactgaaaattctgtg GTTGAGTCGCTGCtctttgacagagatcagctgttcttctctggtctcagctctgaagtccaacccctcccaCCTGAGAACACTGGACCTGAGCAACAACGAGCTGctggattcaggagtgaagctgctgtgttctgtaCTGGAGAGTCCACTCTGTAGATTGGAGATTCTgga gttcagtggctgcagattgtcagagatcagctgttcttctctggcctcagctctgaagtccaacccctcccacctgagagaACTAGACCTGACCTGGAacaagctgcaggattcaggagtgaagcctCTGTCTGATCTTGTGAAGAGTCCAGACTACAGACTGGAGACTGTGAG GTGGGAGTGA
- the si:dkey-16l2.16 gene encoding ras-related protein Rab-35, whose amino-acid sequence MAGKDYNHLFKLLIIGDSNVGKSSLLLRFADSSFSGSYITTIGVDFKIRTVDIDGERVKLQIWDTAGQERFRTITSTYYRNTHGVIVVYDVTNPESFVNVKRWLNEISQNCDNVCKILVGNKNDDPSRKQVDTQDAMRFGESVGVRVFETSAKENINVEEMFMTFTRMVLRAKKQSQNRAEREREREKDTVNINAQRDRERRKRGKKCC is encoded by the exons ATGGCCGGGAAAGACTACAATCATCTGTTTAAACTGCTCATCATTGGAGACTCAA ATGTGGGGAAGAGCAGCCTCCTGCTCCGCTTCGCTGACAGCTCCTTCTCCG gcaGCTACATCACGACCATCGGCGTGGACTTTAAGATCAGAACAGTTGACATAGATGGAGAGCGTGTGAAGCTGCAGATCTGGGACACAGCGGGTCAGGAGCGCTTCAGAACCATCACGTCCAc atactacagaaacacacacggcGTCATCGTCGTGTACGATGTGACGAATCCAGAGTCGTTTGTGAACGTGAAGAGGTGGTTGAACGAAATCTCACAGAACTGTGACAACGTCTGCAAGATCCTGG TGGGAAACAAGAACGACGACCCGAGCAGGAAGCAGGTGGATACCCAGGATGCAATGCGTTTTGGGGAGTCGGTGGGTGTTCGCGTCTTTGAGACCAGTGCCAAAGAGAACATCAATGTGGAAGAG ATGTTCATGACCTTCACCCGCATGGTTCTGCGGGCCAAGAAGCAGAGTCAGAACCGAGCGGAGCGGGAACGCGAGCGGGAGAAGGACACGGTCAACATCAACGCACAGAGAGACCGAGAGCGGcggaagagagggaagaaatgCTGCTGA
- the hoatz gene encoding cilia- and flagella-associated protein HOATZ, whose amino-acid sequence MSAHPDPPEQRDLHRSLTVFEGSAPDDVSHARRLWSALSLLPPLESRLVSADIRQRLPVCRPQRGRASAPVPQSVSAPVRQRQEERRRYEAMAEQRREILALLRRQREQRIHQRALLSQALRPRLKLHGDKAPKVPDCDEMDKQLVQQLQ is encoded by the coding sequence ATGTCCGCCCACCCTGATCCTCCGGAGCAGCGGGACTTGCACCGGAGCCTCACCGTGTTTGAGGGCTCTGCTCCGGATGACGTTTCCCACGCCCGGCGCCTCTGGAGCGCGCTGTCCCTGCTGCCGCCGCTGGAGTCCCGGCTGGTGTCGGCTGACATCCGCCAGAGGTTGCCGGTGTGCCGGCCGCAGCGCGGCAGAGCGTCCGCCCCGGTGCCGCAGAGCGTCTCTGCGCCTGTGCGGCAGCGGCAAGAGGAGCGGCGGCGGTACGAGGCCATGGCCGAGCAGAGGAGGGAGATCCTGGCTCTGCTGAGGAGGCAGAGGGAGCAGAGGatccaccagagggcgctgctgtCCCAGGCCCTGAGACCCAGACTGAAGCTCCACGGAGACAAAGCGCCGAAGGTTCCAGACTGTGATGAGATGGACAAGCAGCTGGTCCaacagctgcagtga
- the si:ch211-214b16.3 gene encoding NLR family CARD domain-containing protein 3 isoform X2: protein MTEVLKMSGRGEEDEDGAESLGLSCLSLNKDEPGASDTKRGRAESPGPSGWSMKSDQSMGQPLAFRSDQSMGQPLAFRSDQSMGQPLTFRGDQSMGQPLTFRGDQSMGQPLTFRSDQSMGQPLTFRGDQSMGQPLTFRSGQPLTFRSDQSMGQPLTFRSDQSMGQPLTFRGDQSMGQPPVVFSPEPGASETKHKFAVSVDEHTSCCPLCPDALENPVSTSCGQWFCKPGISSYWDQSGRGPQNVGLQKVLGEHKISLRSRFKHVTEGTNGRGSRTPLNRIFTELYITEGQSEEVNTHHEVMQLETTSKKKMVQDTPIKCCDIFKALPDQQGSIRAVLTNGVAGVGKTFSVQKFALDWAEGLENQDVNLLIVLSFRELNLIRDEQHSLLTLLHVFYPTLEKVRAEKLAVCKPLFIFDGLDESRLSLDFNSRTLVSDVTQRSSVNVLLTNLIQGNLLPSALIWITSRPAAANQIPPTCVDRVTEVRGFTEDQKNEYFRKRSRTEDLSSRIISHIKTSRSLHIMCQIPVFCWISATVLEHMLTTEQRGELPKTLTDLYSHFLLVQTKRKKNKYDDGRETSPRELVEADRDVLLKLGRLAFEHLQKGDILFYQEDLDRCGLDVTEAMVYSGVCTEIFRRESVIFQKTVYCFVHLSIQEFLAAVYMFHCFTNRKTEVLQDFFRQENKDRDSNRFSRNFSLDDFLKAAMAKSLQSENGHLDLFVRFLHGLCLESTQKLLGGLLGQTQNSPEIIQRVIENLKEMNTDNILPDRSINIFHCLTEMNDQSVHQEIQEFMKSEREYVLSEIHCSALAHMLQMSEEVLDELNLHKYITSVQGKHRMIPAVRNCRKAVLRGCSLSEISCPPLVSALKSNPSHLIELDLSWNHDLQDSGVKLLCSGLESPHCRLKILWLSRCSLTEISCSSLVSALKSNPSHLRTLDLSNNELLDSGVKLLCSVLESPLCRLEILEFSGCRLSEISCSSLASALKSNPSHLRELDLTWNKLQDSGVKPLSDLVKSPDYRLETVRWE, encoded by the exons ATGACTGAAGTCCTGAAGATGAGTGGTCGTggggaggaagacgaggacggAGCAGAGTCTCTGGGACTCAGCTGTTTGTCTCTGAACAAagatgaacctggagcctcagacaCAAA acgagggagagcagagtctccaggacccagcggttGGTCTatgaagagtgaccagtctatGGGGCAACCTCTCGCCTTCAGAAGTGACCAGTCTATGGGACAACCTCTCGCCTTCAGAAGTGACCAGTCTATGGGACAACCTCTCACCTTCAGAGGTGACCAGTCTATGGGACAACCTCTCACCTTCAGAGGTGACCAGTCTATGGGACAACCTCTCACCTTCAGAAGTGACCAGTCTATGGGACAACCTCTCACCTTCAGAGGTGACCAGTCTATGGGACAACCTCTCACCTTCAGAAGTGGACAACCTCTCACCTTCAGAAGTGACCAGTCTATGGGACAACCTCTCACTTTCAGAAGTGACCAGTCTATGGGACAACCTCTCACCTTCAGAGGTGACCAGTCTATGGGACAACCTCCAGTTGTCTTCAGTCCTGAACCTGGAGCCTctgagacaaa acacaagtttgctgtttctgtggacGAGCACACGTcctgctgtcctctgtgtccggACGCCCTGGAGAATCCGGTCTCCACCAGCTGTGGTCAATGGTTCTGCAAACCCGGCATCTCCTCATACTGGGACCAGTCTGGACGTGGACCACAGA atgttggtcTGCAGAAGGTTCTAGGTGAACATAAGATCAGTCTGAGGAGCAGATTtaaacatgtgactgaaggaacTAATGGAAGAGGAAGTAGAACCCCCCTGAACAGgatcttcactgagctctacatcacagagggacagagtgaagaggtcaatactcatcatgaggtgatgcagctggagaCGACCTCTAAGAAGAAGATGGTCCAGGACACTCCCATCAAGTGCtgcgacatctttaaagccttaccTGACCAGCAGGGGAGCATCAGAGCCGTCCTGACCAACGGCGTCGctggtgttggaaaaaccttctcGGTGCAGAAGTTCGCTCTGGACTGGGCCGAGGGTTTGGAAAACCAGGATGTGAATCTGCTGATTGTGCTTTCGTTCAGGGAGCTGAACCTGATCAGAGATGAGCAGCACAGTCTTCTCACACTGCTCCATGTTTTCTATCCAACATTagagaaggtcagagcagaGAAGCTCGCTGTCTGTAaacctttgttcatctttgatggtctggatGAAAGCAGACTCTCACTGGACTTCAACAGCAGGACTCTGGTTTCTGACGTCACACAAAGGTCATCAGTCAACGTGCTGCTGACCAACCTCATCCAGGGGAATCTGCTTCCCTCGGCTCTCATCTGGATAACTTCTCGACCTGCAgcggccaatcagatccctcctacaTGTGTTGACAGGGTAACAGAAGTACGAGGCTTCACTGAGGACCAGAAGAATgagtacttcaggaagagatccagaactgaagatctgtccagcagaatcatctcacacatcaagacgtccaggagcctccacatcatgtgtcaaatcccagtcttctgctggatcagtgctacagttctggagcacatgttgaccacagagcagagaggagagctgcccaagaccctgacagacctgtactcacacttcctgctggttcagacaaagaggaagaagaacaagtatGATGACGGACGTGAGACAAGTCCACGGGAGCTGGTGGAGGCCGACAGGGACGTTCTTCTGAAGCTGGGGAGGCTGGCCtttgaacatctgcagaaagGAGACATCTTGTTCTACCAAGAAGACCTGGATCGGTGTGGTCTTGATGTGACCGAGGCCATGGTGTACTCTGGAGTTTGTACAGAGATCTTCAGAAGAGAGAGCGTGATCTTCCAGAAAACAGTCTactgctttgttcatctgagcattcaggagtttctggctgcagtctacatgttccactgtttcaccaacaggaagacagaggtaTTGCAGGACTTCTTTagacaagaaaacaaagaccGGGACTCGAACAGGTTTAGTAGAAACTTTTCACTCGATGACTTCCTGAAAGCAGCCATGGCGAAATcccttcaaagtgaaaatggtcaccTGGACCTGTTTGTTCGCTTCCTTCATGGACTCTGTCTGGAGTCCACCCAGAAACTCTTAGGAGGTCTGCTGGGTCAGACTCAGAACAGTCCAGAAATCATCCAGAGAGTCATCGAGAACCTGAAAGAgatgaacacagacaacatcttacctgacagaagcatcaacatcttccactgtctgacagagatgaaCGACCAATCAGTGCATCAAGAGATCCAAGAGTTCATGAAGTCCGAGAGAGAATATGTACTCTCTGAGATCCACTGCTCAGCTCTGGCCCacatgctgcagatgtctgaggaggttctggatgagttgAACCTTCACAAGTACATAACATCAGTCCAGGGAAAACACAGAATGATTCCAGCTGTGAGGAACTGCAGGAAGGCTGT gttgaggggctgcagtttgtcagagatcagctgtcctcctctggtctcagctctgaagtccaacccctcccacctgatagaactggacctgagctggAACCATgatctgcaggattcaggagtgaagctgctgtgttctggactggagagtccacattgtagactgaaaattctgtg GTTGAGTCGCTGCtctttgacagagatcagctgttcttctctggtctcagctctgaagtccaacccctcccaCCTGAGAACACTGGACCTGAGCAACAACGAGCTGctggattcaggagtgaagctgctgtgttctgtaCTGGAGAGTCCACTCTGTAGATTGGAGATTCTgga gttcagtggctgcagattgtcagagatcagctgttcttctctggcctcagctctgaagtccaacccctcccacctgagagaACTAGACCTGACCTGGAacaagctgcaggattcaggagtgaagcctCTGTCTGATCTTGTGAAGAGTCCAGACTACAGACTGGAGACTGTGAG GTGGGAGTGA
- the gsg1l gene encoding germ cell-specific gene 1-like protein — translation MKTTRKCRALLSVCLNLVALFLSTTAFITTYWCEGTQRVPKPGCSPQRRRNCIDYGGNGTEQSRLHYSWETGDERFLLRRFHTGIWVSCEENIHEPGEKCRSFIDLAPASERGVLWLSVVSEVLYILLLVVGFSLMCLELFHSSDVIDGLKLNAFAAVFTVLSGLLGMVAHMMYTQVFQITVSLGPEDWRPHSWDYGWSFCMAWGSFTCCMAASVTTLNSYTKTVIEFRHKRKLFEQNLREEHNYLDQKAFHYFQDHSLQSISSTVDVYPGHSRARPGLNVGGQGPGPGPCLGRGTMRTASASMEDMDSLGEEQC, via the exons ATGAAGACGACGCGGAAATGCCGCGCGCTGCTGTCGGTGTGTCTGAACCTGGTGGCGCTGTTCCTCTCCACCACCGCCTTCATCACCACCTACTGGTGCGAGGGAACGCAGCGCGTGCCGAAGCCCGGCTGCAGCCCGCAGCGGCGACGCAACTGCATCGACTACGGCGGCAACGGGACGGAGCAGAGCCGGCTCCACTACAGCTGGGAGACCGGGGACGAGCGCTTCCTCCTCCGCCGCTTCCACACCGGCATCTGGGTCTCCTGCGAGGAGAACATCCACGAGCCAG gtgagAAGTGTCGGAGTTTCATTGATCTGGCCCCGGCGTCGGAGAGAG gtgtgttgtgGTTGTCCGTGGTGTCGGAGGTGCTCTACATCCTGCTGCTCGTCGTCGGCTTCAGCCTCATGTGTTTGGAGCTCTTTCACTCCAGCGACGTCATCGACGGACTCAAGCTGAACGCCTTCGCCGCCGTCTTCACCGTGCTGTCGG gtctTCTGGGTATGGTGGCCCACATGATGTACACTCAGGTTTTCCAGATCACAGTCAGTCTGGGTCCTGAAGACTGGAGGCCTCACAGCTGGGACTATGGCTGGTCCTTCTG CATGGCCTGGGGTTCCTTCACCTGCTGCATGGCCGCCTCCGTCACCACCCTCAACTCCTACACCAAGACCGTGATCGAGTTCAGGCACAAAAGGAAGCTGTTTGAGCAGAACCTGCGCGAGGAGCACAACTACCTGGACCAGAAGGCGTTCCACTACTTCCAGGACCACTCTCTCCAGTCCATCTCCAGCACCGTGGACGTCTACCCTGGCCACAGCAGAGCCAGACCTGGACTCAATGTTGGTGGGcaaggtccaggtccaggtccttGCCTCGGGCGGGGAACGATGAGAACTGCATCAGCTTCCATGGAGGACATGGACTCTCTGGGGGAGGAGCAGTGCTGA